Genomic segment of Hippocampus zosterae strain Florida chromosome 12, ASM2543408v3, whole genome shotgun sequence:
CTTCTCAAAGCAGCAATTACACGAAACCACTGGCAAAGTATTCTTCGATGAGCCAGTCTTTAGGCAGTTAAAAGGACGCCCTCAGCCTGCCCCTTAAAAGGCTGTCAAGCACATTCCCAATCAGGAGTTAGAATTGCTGCAGGGAGTGAAGTCAGATGGTGAAGTAAAGATTGACTTGGGTCTTATCTTAGCTGTTAGCTGCGCCCCTATGGCCAAATCAGCCATCAAGCACAGGCACAACATGTAGTGACTTGAGGGGCAGGGAGAAATAGTGCAAGTCAACTCGAGGTCGGTAAGATTTggccacaaaataaattctctcATCCTAACATTCCAGGTGTCCTCAAATAGTGAGTACTTAGACACTTTGTTGCTTTCTGGTTGTGTTTAAGGCAAACACCACCCTCAAATGGATACTCCCCCGGACCCCCCCTCACGAAAACTATTGTCCATTCATAAATTATTAACCTCTAATTTTCTTTGAAATACTTTGTGCCAACCCAACCTCATCTGTCATGAATTAAAATCTGGGGTCTTATCTCATGTTGTCATTGAGATCTGTATGTAGTACTGTATTAAAAATCTTACATAGTTTGGCATCTTTAATGGTGAGTTGTGTTCTGGTAGACCTCAAAGAGATCAGTCCGCAATCTTGTACGCATCCTTGTTTATGATTCACACCTTATTAGTTTCACACAGTCTCCCTTGGTTCTTTCTTTAGCTTCAGTTCTTTTGAGTggctttactttaaatgtattgaaAGTGATGTTTTGAGATCATTGTGTAAAATCCGCAAAATATCGTGGTTAATGTGAAAGTGGCTCCCTTCTCTACAATTGAGTAAATAAATGCGTGCGGCCGCTAATGAAAAATGATGGTACATAAGAGTTCAGGGGTGCACTTTTTAATGCCATTGTTACATATCTTcttttcccctcttttttttttcctgtgacagCAGCTATTgagaaaatactgtacacctTTTTCCAACAGGCTTtccgtcgctggctcccttctCTGAGTCCCGACAGCATCAATGTGGTGGTGAAGGCCAAAGACAACCTGCGGGCAGGCTTGGTCAACATCATCAGCTACGACCTCCTAAGCAGGATGGACAAACAACTGTCAGGGAATCCGTTTGACGTCCTCATCATGGTGAATACGATCAGTCAAATTTTTAGACGTTGTTAtggtatttatttgaaaatatactCTTGGAATAAAATTGTTTCCTCCTCCTATGCAGGATGAGTCTCACTTTCTAAAGAACATCAGGACGGCTCGATGtaaagctgctctgccattattGAAGGTGCTTGTCTTTTATCTTTCCATCATTTACACTGAACAGGTTAGATCGATACACTTCATAATGTATACATGcactattatttttaatttattgtataTTACATTTAGCTACAAAAACAATTCCagtgaagttgggatgttgttcTAATACAATGACTTGAAAATCATATTTGACTTATATCTAGTTGAATACACTACAAGGACAAGatatttgatacatttgtagCAAACAATCATTCTAAGTCCATTCTCGGCGCCGTTTGACTGTCATTGATGACTCAGACTGGGCTGGCCCAAAATACTGATGGATGCTCACTGGCTGACTGatgttgcccacccctgcaatAGATTTCATTTATTAGatcaactagctggttcgccgccctccgggcggctcatcagctagttcctgcggaagactggtaaggtgggcctccggcccacaaaagtgttgttgcttggttcaactttttgttcatcttcattgcttatcgcgaaaataaagagatgtttagctctactaaataactaacaatttcattgcaatgcttgtgggtagacaacattttttcgctaagatgcccgcgcgatcgtagtgagccactgcctgagcggcgcagtggcgcggtgaagtaggtacgttttgaaaagggacagacggaaggacagaccgcgtgcgggacgacgcgcaatatatatatatatatagattggtGATGcacagttaagaaatgaatttatttttaattatctcTAAACATTTCTATTTTCTCTCTATTACAGTATACCAATTATACACGGTATACCCGGTATGTTATGCTAAATAAGGAGGGGTATGTGACACATTTCTTGTACTGTACTTATTTCCATTTAATTGGCACTGTGTATTTTAATTATCACATCTATGGGGAAAATGGATCgtgaaatgatttttaaaaaagtctacATTATGTGAATAGGATGACTGTCTCTTTGAACTCGTGTTTTGATGCCAATCTTGTACTGTTGATACCGAGAGCAGTTcgtattgtttatttttggacatccATCTGGTTGCCATGTTGTTCCATTTTCTTCAGGTTCCCTTTAATCAAGAATGTTCCAGCTTCGTAAAGAGGAGAAATTTCTCCATTCACATTTTGcaacttcttctttctaccctcAGACAGCCAAGAGGGTCATTCTCCTTTCGGGGACCCCTGCCATGTCCAGACCCTCTGAGCTCTACACACAAATCCTGGCTGTCAAACCTTCGCTATTCCCTCGCTTCCATGAATTTGGGCTGCGCTACTGCGCTGCCAAACAGGTAACTAACTACGTCCTGATAAAAGTTAATCATTCCAAAACATTGAGGAGAATGATTGTGTAATGCTTATTTCCAACTTTGTGGGAAGGCCATTTTTGTTCCACAATTATCCCTGATTTGTACCGAGAACATCAACCAGACATACTAACCTAGTTTTTAATGTCCAGTTGCGTTTcttcaaatttaaaaatgaagcaatTTACACACATGTCATTAATTGGGCCAAATTTAAGCATTTTCAATCCTTTGCGATCAAAGTGAGTGAAGGGCCAATTCTTGAATGTCTTCTAAGGATCATGAGCAATTGTCCTCTCTATTGAGGTGCATCAAGGAGTGAAAATTGGGTCTTTGCCAACTTTGATCAGAAAGGATGGAAAGATGCTCAAATGCGTGAACTTCGCTTTTTCCAATCTCATCCAGCTGGCCTGGGGTTGGGACTACTCCGGCTCCTCCCATCTGGGCGAGTTAAAGTTGCTGCTGGCCGAATGTCTGATGCTGCGGCGCCTCAAGTCGGACGTCCTTTCCCAACTTCCCTCCAAACAGCGTAAGGTTGTCACGGTGACCATCGACGGGGTCAGCAGCCGAACCAAAGCGGCTCTGTCGGCCGCCGCCAAGGTGTTAGCAGGGGTACATCAAAATGTGCGTTAGTACACCATACTCCTGTATTCTTTTTCATCAGGGATTTTAAATGCAATCAGCTATTTTTCTGACAGCACTTCACCACAGGTGTCTTTCTTTGGTCTCGTTTCAGAAAAAGGATGAAAAAGAAGCCCTCCTCTTGTTTTACAACCACACAGCCGAAGCCAAGCTGCAAGCCGTTGTGTGCGTATACGCTTcctttacaaataaaatgtcaaacctGGTTGGATGTGATGAGGTAAAATGATGCACGAAATTGAATAAAAGTGCTGAACTTAATAAGGTAAAACAAATGAGTGAAGCAGAGTGTTTAGGTGTCAGAGTGTGACTCCGTTTGGGCAATTTTGGTTGCGGCTTTACGGGAAGAGTTAGGAGATTCTTCCCTCCTTGCAGTACACAAGTTAAAATCTATAAAGAATATCAACTGTAATTGAAGAAAACCTTTCCAACTAAGGCCGCAATTATCCTTAAAATGACCATTATGCTTAAATCTGTCGTGCAAAGGTTATAATGACAAATATGACAGAATATTGCAAAACTTAAGTCTAGATATGTGAAAGGCACTCATTATGTTCTGGGAATAAAATTGTAATAGGAGAAAAAGTAGAAATAGCGGATCATAACTGTAGTTGTGATTATATGTGGAAAAACATTCAGAGAAATATGTTTTTTAGTTTAGCTTTTAAGGCAATGTTTTGTAACTTTATGTAGGGGGGCATGATGAATGGAATGATTATTTAGCAATAATTAAATTGGAATTAATGAGGAAAACTGACCTAATTTTCAGATAAAAAGGATAAAATCTTTGGAATATGAGGAGAGCCTGCAATTTAATGAGATAAATAATTTTGAGTCATAATTTTAAGGAACTGTAACCATATTTTTATtggaacaaaattaaaataattatggGAATGAAAATCCTATCTGGATTTTGAttggtttaaaaatgttttgtgcttatatacagtatataaacatgatttcattgtaataTTATGAAGTATAAAGAAAACAGACacttcaatgttatttttccacCACTGACAGGGAGTACATCACAGACATGCTGGAGTGTGGGAGGGAGAAGTTCCTGGTATTTGCCCATCACAAGTTGGTCCTGGATCACATCACAAATGAACTTGTTAAAAAGGTGAGTGATAAAAGTTAAAGAGGAGGAGGTCAGAGAAGTTATTTGAGGAGTGTATGTGGGCCTATTGGCAGTGATGGTGTGAGCAGTCCATTCAGCCCTCGTAATAACTCCCACCCGCCCCAACAACTCCGGGGCAAAGTCATAACACCGTGCCCTATTACCATCTTTGTATACGATCAAAGAAAACTGCGTGATTGTTTTGGCTCCAGGAAAGAGCACTTAAGACCATCCCATTAACTTTGACTCCTAAGTGGAATTTTCCAAAGCTGTCTGAACCATCATCACATTAAATATTTAAGTGCCGGACAGTAAAAACACTCTCCGAATGTCTTTTGAACCCTCTTATAACGGAGAATTTGGGCCGTGCTGATAAGAagcatccatctgtccatgTCCTATATTGATTGTCCGGTTCATGCCAGAACAGGCAGCTGGAGCCTACGTCAGCGGACTTTGACTTAGTATCAGACTACACTCTTGACCGGTCGCCAGTCACATTGCAaggcatatacagtatagagaTGGACAATCGTTAAGACTTGCATTCACATTCTCAATTGTGAACTGAACATGCTACTATCTACATCATCGGTCATCAATGCAAGTGAAACATTTGAGTTATGAGAATATAGTCTTGCAGTGTGAGAATTAAGTAAATTAaagtatttagtttttttcccctagaaTTTCTCAGATGCTTTATCATTACAAATTAaaaatcttgaaatgtgtgtttttttaaaaatgatttttggcATGTGCATTGTAGTCTTAATCTCACCTGAGGTGACATTTTGATAGCCTTGTCCCAGTAAATGTGACAGTGTTGTGTGGGTTAATCTTGCACACTCATTCTCAACAGGATGTTTCCTACATTCGCATCGATGGCTCCACACCGTCCGGTGAGCGCCAGCATCTGTGCGACAAGTTTCAATATTCGGGCAAGACCTGCGTGGCTGTCCTGTCCATCACTGCCGCCAGCATGGGCTTGACGCTGCACGCTGCTGACCTGGTCATCTTTGCTGAACTGTTCTGGAACCCCGGGGTAGGGACTGATGATAAAAATGATGCATCAAACGTTCTTAATGGTCAGTGAATACAGTGTCATCTTGATTTATGGGTTTAATTAATTTACAGCACTTGGAACTTTCATCGTATTTCAAACAAATTCTCTCCATTCCACcattgaaatgcaattaatccacTAGAGTTCACCCAATACTGccatctttttttattgttatccGTTTTTAATGAAGAGAAACTGCGCTGCAATGTATAAAAACATAATTCTGTAGAATGTACAGAAATAAACTAGTTTAGGGAAGTGTAATTACAAGGGCCTGACTGATATGGATTTTCTGTGGCAATTTCAATATTGacatttgtcaaaacaaaattttgatAACTGATTAATCAGCcaattaattacaaaaatatgtaataaaATAGCTTTGCTCCCTTAACGCGTACAACACTAACGATATGAAATACAGGCAGCAGATTTGCTGTTTGAATGTCAGAATCTTTCTCTTAATGTTGTAATGCGTTAATGTctaaaaaatgcccccccccccccaagaaacatttaaaaaattggcaaataaatcaataaaatcaaattttcaCCAATTAAATAAAATCTTAGCAAAATCTGATGGCTGAATAGCTACTGTAATATTCATGTGTTGGatatgtgcctttaaggggcatAGCCGAGTGAGTGGAGAAAGTTAGTTTGCATGTCTTGTGTGAGTTGTGACCTATGGCAGCTCCTTGTGATTATTATGATTTGGATTGTGTTTGTACCTATCAACCGGCGATTGTGGTTCACCCTGCccacatgctttaaaaaaaaaaaaaacggcacttATCTGGTAGCCTATCTGAAGCTTGACTGTACCTGAAATtttgtttataacacaaaaaaacccaaagcgaTGGCCCCTCTCTCGAAAAACTCCTAAGTCAATGCACCACTCTCATTTTACGCGGCAGGTTCTTATCCAGGCTGAAGACAGGGTCCACCGCATTGGTCAAACAAACAACGTTAACATTCACTATTTGGTCGCCAAGGGAACAGCTGATGACCACCTGTGGTATGTGTGACAAACACTACTATGGAGAGTGTGTGAATtctgaagttgtttattttttattcccgCCCTGCAGGCCAATGATCCAAGGAAAAATGCAAGTGTTGGAGCAGGTCGGCCTGTCCGAGTCGAACCTCTCAGCCAATGCAGTGACAGCTCAATTCCACTCAAAGGTAGCAAAATGGATGCAATGTCCTTTCCAGTAATATTAAAGTTGCAAGCAGTGACAAATGGATACTCACACCTCCTTTTTTCATGGCTagtcctcaaaatgatcattgaACTTAAAAagtgaataatgaatgaataatcgagTATTGTATCCATCATATTTTAAGTTAAACAACTATTTACTTACTGAAGGGTAGGACTAAATTGGATTTTTACTTTCTCCTAGTTCCTTTTGAACATAATCAATGGTCAAAGCTGGTATttattgatgcttttttttctttacatagTATATAGATTTTATATCCTTTTGGGCTTTTTTATTTCCTTACATTCCTTAGAGAGTTTGGGGAGCTCAAGTTACATCCAGTGTATAACACTCTTATTTGTAATTGTATAGGATCCCAATCAGAGGAGCATCGCAGAGATGTTTGAGAGGTCTTTCAATGAGGATGACGACATGGATGCAGGACACCAGTAAGGCGATGCAACTTCCACTGTATGTTCAGTTAAACCATCATGGCTGATAGAGACATCCAGACAAATCTTTTTAGTTACccgaagaaaggaaaaaaaataaatgtgtaaatTAAGCAAAGATTGGATCAGAGACAAGAAACTGCTAGTTGACAGATTGTTGTCCACATTTGCTTCTAAACGGGCAAGCATGTTGACAGCCGTTTTATTCAAGAGCTATTTTCATGTTTGGTTCCAGTGATGATCATTGTCAAAACTCTGATCCTTTCACGTCGGTGGTTGGACTGCAAGGGTTTAATTCCTGTGTATCACCTAAGTGCGAAGGACAAAACAATGAGGTCATTTTGTTATCAAAATATATGCTTTTACATACAGGCGCTGGCTTGAATACAAACtccaaaaagaataataaatacatggTTACTTGAATACCATTCTGACTGTGTCAATCAAAGTCATTTTCTTACACAATTTTATATAGACCTAGTTCTATATTCAGGCTTTCTTATTTTAATATAATAAAACTAATTAattcttcattttatttgtaggTGACTTCCTGGGCACATTTCGTGTTTGGTTTCAATTTAACGTGTCACAATAAGTGTGAGGTCACTATTTTTTCATATGACCGATGCCagtaaattaaatttaaattttattttcaaagattaAATGAAAGATTATACATAAAATTAGCCATTagaattcacttttaaaatgatgtacatttaaaatgtacatttttcattgatATGAATGTAAATAATATTGGCATTGTCAGTATTACTAATAAATACTATTAATCATTCAATCATACCTTCATACTGTTGCTGATGTTTATCTGGAGTGGCATCAGTTGTGTTTTTATCTGCATAAGAAATATTTACAGATTTAAACAATTAAAACCAAAACCTAATAAATAAAACCTGAAACCAGTTCTGTAACAGAAACGTCATGTTATTACCTAAAATGTCGGTGAGCTGAGTTTGTATACCAAAGATGAACTGGATCTCGTCCTGGGCATCCTTCTGGCTCGAAGAACCGTGCACGGAGTTATGAAGGACGTCGGAGGCCAAGCGGGCCCTCAGAGAGTCGGGGGACTCCGCCTTTGCCCGGTCGGGATCTGTGGGACCCACGACGGCCCTCCACTCCTCCACTGCATTTTCCTTTTCTAGGACCATCATCACACTGGGACCACTGACAGATGAGAAGACATGCTGGTCAACTGGACAGCTTTCAATTTTATACTGTCTATAGTCAGCTGAGCTAGGCTTCAGCTCacctgtgagtttttttttttttttgtacagtataCAAATAGCTGACTCTCCGTAGTCCCTGAACACCCATCAAGAGTTATATTAACCAAGAAATAGATTTCTGCAAATCTGTCTGAGAGTGACACATTCTGCACTTCAGTAACGTTTGGACAAATTCCAATTAACACAGACTGAGTCGACCCATGATCAGCTTGGCTGGCCAAAGATCCGGAGCCACTTTCAAGTGTTAGTCAGGTCACACTATCTGAAACAGTCGGAGTCACTATTATGCAGAAATGCCCACATTTCCCATGAGTGACGCTGCTGCTCTCAGGTCAAAGCTAAGAGGTAAGCAAAGCTGCATTTAGTTTTACACAGCTCACCATTGGTTGTGCAGTATATGGACAGCCCCTTCAAACGGGCTATTTTCAACGAGACAAGTGgtgtcttgagatacaagtttaattcatttcattttagtaTTACGCTCATAacactcaaatcatctttccccaataaaattaatagaaatgccattaatccatttcAGCATCTCTCAAGCCCCCAAAattgttgcattttaaaaaattagacAACACACTATAAAgaactttataaaaacatttaaacagaatgtaaagaatgaaacagttcagatttttttcataatgTTTAAGGCACGTAATGTGTCTTTGAAGTAATGATCAACTAACCTGCACATGAACTCCACAAGCTGGCTGAAATAAGGCCGCTCCCTGTGCTCATTGTAGAAAGCTTCAGCCATTTCCCTGGAGAGAAGCTTCTCCTCCATTCGTCTGATAGAGAACCCTCTATTGTGGATTTCCTCCAAAATCATGTCTGTTGGGGAGCCACCGCGGGAAATAGTTAACCTCTTTAATCATACCAGCTATGtgactttgttttcttttataatGCTTAACGTTTGTGTTGGTCAACGGCGTCCGGTTTGATGACGGCCAGTGTTTGCTGCACGGGAAAGAAGAAGCTGATTTCCCTTGAGGCCTCCTCAATAGACTGACTTCCATGCAGCTGGTTGACCGGATCTCCTTCCACGGAAAAACGGGCCCTAAGACTAGGAGTACCACGGAAGGCAGCGTCATGGTTACAGTCAAGTCATATTTCATTACGTTACAGCAtcgaaaagacatttaaaaactatAATGTTTGGTAGAGTGGATATAGCCTCCAACGCTTCTCCAAAAAAAttgtgatagaaaaaaaaaaaatacattttccaacTTTTATGTGACCTGTAACTTGTAAATTCGAATTAAGATCTTGAAGGTTCTATTATACCAGGTTAAtcaatatgtttgtttgtttttttaatatttaacaaGAGAGCAGAGTTTATGTGAGtgaatgggggggcgggggggggatattCATCACACCATTCAGGATGCTCTTTCTTGGCTCTTTTAAGATCAAAAGGTCCAAGCATGTTCTTCCAGTGTTGAACAGCACCTTCTCTGGTGAGAGCCAAAGCCAGCACCGGCCCTCTGCACGGACATGCACATGGTGAGTCAACATCTTATCAATATTTGCCTTCGTTTTCCGCTTACCTCGTCATGCTTTGCAGCAGTGCAGGGAAGAAGTCTTCCTCACTGCAGTGGAGGTAAAATACTCTGGCTTGTTCTTCTGTCAACATCACCTCTCTTTGCAGAGACACTTTGAAGCCTGACTTGTTTATAAGGGTCAGAATCTCCTCTAAAGAGACCACACATATCAAATATAGATTTGCATCAgtgctgtaaaacaaacaaacaaacaaaagaagatgTTCATGTTCTGAACATGGAAAAGATGCAGTTTTACTTAAAACTATCCACCATTTTCAATATTGTTATTCTGTTCATTTTAATGCACATTGAACCCCACCTTGTCATGTTCAGGAGGAGCTCAGTTTAGCCTGTGTTGTTAGCACATTTCGGAGAGTCTTTGCCCCGTGTGTATATTTTTGCTCTGCTCATGGCTATTAAAAAGCTAAAGCTAACAAACAAAGGGGGTCTTATCATTGGttgtcaatatattttttaatggaaacaTATACCAGTAATAGAGCTGCCACTTTTGAAAGTTATAGAATTGAATCAATAACCGAATATCCCATTGACCAATCAAGTAAACTGTTCtcaattgatttgttttcaattgaTTCAATTGAAAAGGTGGGGACACGTCTGGTGAGTGATGTGAGTGTCGGCAATGATCGATGTTATTATATGCTCAGGGTGGCGTGGGTCAACCATTAGCCAGTCGATTGCCAGTTGTTTGTTAATGTGATGTATGTACAGCTGCAATTCCATTTTATATAACCGCCACCTTTGAGTGTGTATGGTTGCGAGCACATGCATGGAACTCTGCTTATGTATTTGGCTCGAACCCCACCTCGGTTTCCCCTGGCAACGTCAGGCCGGATGAGAGCCAGCGTCCTCTCCACACGCTCTTCCTCAGCATCCTGCGCCTTTCCCGGGCCTGTGCTGAATTCGGGGAAGAAGAAGGCAAGCTCCCTGTCGGCCTGATCCCCGTCCTCGCTGCCATGCACGGCGTTGAACAGCGTGCGGGTGCCGTATTGTGCCCGCAAGCTGCCAGCACCGGGGATAGGGGGGCAGGGAAATAAGAGAAGAGCAGATGGTGGCTCGGCTGGTGCTGTAGCCGTGGAGGAGCATCACGTGGGTGTGTCTGATAGAGCAAACGGCTCCTTTTGCTGTGTGGAAATCTGACGTTCTTCCACACTGGTGCATATGTATTTTCTCATTCTATATATCTTCTACACTCACGTTTCcgaacctttattgagccaaagcaTGTATTTTCCCTTTGAAAAACCTCATGACACACTACtaagaataaatatataaattaaatGCACAAATATGATCCTGCCTATTTCCCTTCAAGTATCCATGAATTAATCTATTACATTATTGTCTGGTGAGCCTATTCTCCCCAAATTTTccgtttttgtgctctttctatAACTCCGTCGGTAGAGCGTGTAATTGTTGTACCTGTCACGAAATCACTGGAATAGATAAACAcagatattaagattaagatatgctttatttgtcccgtaATGGGGAAATTATTTGTTGTGAATCATTTTTGGACCAGTTTATTGAAATGCGATCATTTCTGGTGGCACGGTGGTTGGGATAGTTCAACACCATTTTCACCATCTCACCtctctggcttttcttgctTAGCTTCTTCAATGTCTGCGGGGCCAATGAAGTGGAGCCAGTTTTGTACCACGTCGGATGAGTCCTCGAGCTGAGAGAGCACCAGAATGCGTGAGGGCCCGCTCGACATGAACTGCACCAGGTCTTTGAAACACTCCTACAggtcaaatacacacacacacacacacaaaacggacATGGAGTAAGTCAGTTATGGTAAATTGAGATTAAGCGCCGGCACATCTTAATAAATTACAATATTGTGGGAAATTCAAAGAAGTAAAACACGTTCCGATTTGattcacacaaaacaaaatataacacCTTACCTTATAGTTTATGAAAAAGCCCAATTTACCATCTCAAGAAATTACACCATTACATAAACAATCAAAATGATTAATGCAGAAATGAATGCAGAAATTATTCttctgaaaagtatttttttaaatgtgttaaatACATCTGTTTTGTTTAACTATTTGAACTGACTTTGAGAACGTTTCTCAGTCAAATTCATTGGGCTGTATCTGAGTGCAAACCCATGAGTGCAAACCCATAATTTGCACTCAGATACAGGCATATTTAGATTCTGGCTTATTTAGTTATTCACAAATCTCAAAAGATTTCATCTCGTACTTACAAATTGCTCACAAAGCAAAATTATTCGGCTGAGGCAGCAGCTGAATTTAAGCCCCTTCCAGAAAATATGCACAGACTAGCCGTGTGATGTGGTGCAGACAAATTGAAGGATTTAAGATTTTACTCCCATGTGAATGTTTATTTCAGAATTCAAATCAACCAATATAATTTTTTGCTTTGAGCTGTATAGAATTTGT
This window contains:
- the nme9 gene encoding thioredoxin domain-containing protein 6, producing MAGRKKETTLQASATNQEQWEEVLATKGLTVVDVYQHWCGPCRAVINLLRKINNELGDELLHFATAEADSIDALEKYRGKCEPTFLFYGGGQLVAVLRGANAPLLQRMIVDQLAKEKSVLEHGGQREVIVDNDLTDGEKRKEQWTHHHSEDGESRIVAATKSITVAIIKPDAVAHGKANEIIMKIQDAGFEILAQDERMLTEAQAREFYQHKGTEECFKDLVQFMSSGPSRILVLSQLEDSSDVVQNWLHFIGPADIEEAKQEKPESLRAQYGTRTLFNAVHGSEDGDQADRELAFFFPEFSTGPGKAQDAEEERVERTLALIRPDVARGNREEILTLINKSGFKVSLQREVMLTEEQARVFYLHCSEEDFFPALLQSMTRGPVLALALTREGAVQHWKNMLGPFDLKRAKKEHPECLRARFSVEGDPVNQLHGSQSIEEASREISFFFPVQQTLAVIKPDAVDQHKHMILEEIHNRGFSIRRMEEKLLSREMAEAFYNEHRERPYFSQLVEFMCSGPSVMMVLEKENAVEEWRAVVGPTDPDRAKAESPDSLRARLASDVLHNSVHGSSSQKDAQDEIQFIFGIQTQLTDILDKNTTDATPDKHQQQYEGDTQELNPCSPTTDVKGSEF